A region of Pseudoalteromonas aliena SW19 DNA encodes the following proteins:
- a CDS encoding alpha/beta hydrolase family protein — MELKTAEVDFFNHKVNRPVKIKFWYQGGVELCEAKVCLSPKQKNQRVAIISHGAFGSPREMNWLGYALASQGWVVAGVAHFGESWVYGAQNIDPSSAMRFWQRPEDVSFAIDSLSEGGLFNTSLKTDNVIMFGHSSGGFTSLAMAGAILEEGKSQAYCSLEKAKDDRGCDYGQQNKRKPMNKDMLKKIGLLQEKMQDERVAAVIALDPALGHAVSEQSLANINVPTLILGSIENDFLPYSTHSKYYAEHIQGANLVGIEQNAGHFVYIDKCDSERKVKGVYLCKDRDGVDRKKIHKEILGHVFSFIYRNGLDKTDT, encoded by the coding sequence ATGGAGCTTAAGACAGCAGAAGTAGATTTTTTTAACCACAAAGTTAATCGACCCGTTAAAATCAAGTTTTGGTATCAAGGTGGTGTAGAGCTTTGCGAAGCAAAGGTTTGCTTATCACCCAAGCAAAAAAATCAGCGGGTTGCGATTATTTCTCACGGAGCATTTGGCTCTCCCCGTGAAATGAACTGGCTGGGCTATGCATTGGCATCACAAGGTTGGGTTGTTGCTGGAGTTGCACATTTTGGTGAGTCATGGGTTTATGGAGCTCAAAACATTGATCCGAGTTCGGCTATGCGCTTCTGGCAGCGACCTGAAGATGTAAGTTTTGCAATTGATAGTTTATCTGAAGGCGGGCTATTTAATACCTCGCTTAAAACGGACAATGTAATAATGTTTGGTCATTCTTCGGGCGGTTTTACCTCTTTAGCAATGGCGGGAGCTATTTTAGAGGAAGGTAAGTCGCAAGCTTATTGTTCGTTAGAGAAGGCAAAAGATGATAGAGGCTGTGACTATGGACAGCAAAATAAGCGTAAGCCAATGAATAAAGATATGTTAAAAAAGATTGGTTTGCTACAAGAAAAAATGCAAGACGAGCGAGTTGCAGCTGTTATTGCCTTAGATCCGGCCTTGGGACATGCCGTTAGCGAACAGAGCCTAGCTAACATAAATGTTCCTACCCTAATTTTAGGCTCCATAGAGAATGACTTTCTACCGTACAGCACACATTCCAAATATTATGCGGAGCATATTCAAGGTGCGAATTTAGTCGGTATTGAACAAAACGCAGGTCATTTTGTATACATTGATAAATGTGACTCAGAACGTAAAGTAAAAGGCGTATATTTGTGCAAGGATCGAGACGGTGTTGATCGCAAAAAAATACACAAAGAAATACTCGGGCATGTATTTAGCTTTATTTATAGAAATGGTTTAGATAAAACAGATACCTAG
- a CDS encoding GyrI-like domain-containing protein has product MVDTSNNKNAKIISQVGQYIYDHSDQAISLDSLANYTGFSKYHFNRIFFAATGYPLGEFIQRHKLEKALHLIKQGNHNIIDVALSVGYDSPSSFSRVFKKNFSVTPSDIIQGNLPNNDRAGSLKPRKLKTDQKLLPVWKTLPERKVFGFYGKGFNEQSFSTVAGELFGRLGTMAELLSYTELQPIGVSVDNPWVGEQTQSRFFAGFVEGLSTHHAKLETFKWQAGRWACFTHTGPHDCMWQTISQIYAQWVLPNSIKLKDQQIVQLYLNNPMETKPEALKTELYFAVENSAEKKKS; this is encoded by the coding sequence GTGGTAGATACTTCAAACAACAAAAACGCAAAAATCATTAGCCAAGTCGGACAGTATATTTATGATCATAGCGATCAGGCTATTAGCTTGGATAGTTTGGCAAATTATACAGGCTTCTCTAAGTATCACTTTAATCGCATATTTTTTGCGGCGACGGGTTACCCGTTGGGTGAGTTTATTCAGCGGCATAAACTCGAAAAAGCCTTACATTTAATTAAACAAGGAAACCACAATATTATCGATGTTGCTCTTAGCGTCGGCTATGATTCTCCTTCATCCTTTTCAAGGGTGTTTAAAAAGAACTTCTCTGTTACGCCAAGCGATATAATTCAAGGGAATTTACCGAACAATGACCGTGCTGGTAGCCTAAAGCCTAGGAAACTAAAAACTGATCAAAAATTGTTACCCGTCTGGAAAACATTACCTGAGCGAAAAGTATTCGGTTTTTATGGTAAAGGTTTTAATGAGCAATCTTTCTCAACAGTGGCTGGAGAACTATTTGGGCGTCTAGGTACTATGGCTGAGCTTTTAAGTTATACAGAGTTACAGCCTATAGGTGTTTCTGTTGATAATCCGTGGGTAGGCGAGCAGACACAAAGCCGTTTTTTTGCTGGCTTTGTTGAGGGACTCTCTACTCACCATGCGAAATTAGAAACTTTTAAGTGGCAGGCAGGCCGATGGGCCTGTTTTACACATACAGGCCCACACGATTGCATGTGGCAAACTATTTCGCAGATTTATGCCCAATGGGTACTACCTAATAGCATCAAGCTTAAAGATCAACAAATTGTGCAGTTATATCTGAATAACCCAATGGAAACTAAGCCTGAAGCACTTAAAACGGAGCTGTATTTTGCAGTAGAAAACTCTGCTGAAAAAAAGAAAAGTTAA
- a CDS encoding DUF2182 domain-containing protein: MLTPSRRRVSYLKVANPHWFVLVFAALLWVYYVWQQLSIGNAPHHQHMHHGMHANTESSLLKLAFDWMVMVYAMMLPMTSGTIRSIVNRIPLTRQSRSLVVFIFGYSLIWFIFGLVLLYLTALLADSSLTMMFEGFPVAAIAYALAGFLCNAKFRIRLLTACGSIWAPRITGLKADIDILRIGFDEGVKCVQTCAHIMIAMHIAGHSLLQMAILTIALFYEKHLYRNKKNLLRNTCMLLSVWELIMFY, translated from the coding sequence ATGCTTACCCCGTCTAGAAGAAGGGTTAGCTACTTAAAAGTAGCTAACCCACATTGGTTTGTACTTGTATTTGCTGCTTTGCTTTGGGTTTATTATGTATGGCAGCAATTGAGTATAGGGAATGCACCTCATCATCAACATATGCACCATGGTATGCATGCAAATACAGAGTCTTCTTTGTTGAAACTGGCATTCGATTGGATGGTTATGGTTTATGCAATGATGCTTCCAATGACTAGCGGTACAATCCGCTCGATAGTAAATCGAATACCATTGACAAGACAATCAAGAAGTTTAGTTGTGTTCATTTTTGGCTACTCTCTTATTTGGTTTATATTTGGTTTAGTGCTGCTGTATTTAACAGCGTTGTTGGCTGATTCATCTTTGACAATGATGTTTGAAGGCTTTCCTGTTGCTGCGATTGCATACGCACTGGCTGGTTTTTTGTGCAATGCAAAGTTTAGGATTCGATTGCTCACAGCTTGCGGTAGTATTTGGGCTCCTAGGATAACTGGTCTAAAAGCCGATATAGATATTCTGAGAATAGGTTTTGATGAGGGTGTAAAATGTGTTCAAACCTGTGCGCATATTATGATTGCAATGCATATTGCGGGGCACAGCCTGTTGCAAATGGCAATTTTAACTATAGCGCTATTTTACGAAAAGCATCTTTATAGAAATAAAAAGAACTTGTTGAGAAATACCTGTATGTTACTTTCCGTTTGGGAGCTGATCATGTTTTATTAG
- a CDS encoding tyrosinase family protein codes for MRVRKNASEITDDTLLWYSRAVEAMKKKDITDPTSWWYQGAIHGYGLDKSANLALGESWSQFSIWQQAQGFPPPNSLVHSQFWQQCQHGTWYFLPWHRMYLQFFEAIVAKTVIELGGPENWTLPYWNYCDANNPALNDDQQLQALNLPTEFGTKQPTPDFTGLWMEERAQYTLSSKQDASCEAALALEHFTTVQPSQSFGGVKTGFSHDSGTFGKLENNPHNLIHVDIGGAMGDPNTAALDPIFWLHHANIDRLWQSWIDQGRENTSDSSWLDQAFDFHDAKANPVSVKVKDVLSTEALGYTYSENYPDVKSHDGNKVSALISLEGNEMFDTIAATTKSFSLSSKSTSAKLEFLPEKQQVAKVSALATLTTQRSSQVIIALDNITGSGVVGPVNVFVKTFASSERVFVGKIGLFGLTQASTASVRHAGTGLNVELDATEALEQLRKQSGWKIEDLRIEIEPNRELGEANVIVGRVSIKAEV; via the coding sequence ATGCGTGTAAGGAAAAATGCCAGTGAAATAACTGACGATACACTACTTTGGTATTCAAGAGCAGTAGAAGCAATGAAGAAAAAAGATATTACTGACCCAACAAGTTGGTGGTATCAAGGTGCTATTCATGGTTATGGATTAGATAAAAGTGCTAACTTAGCTCTAGGCGAAAGTTGGAGCCAGTTTAGTATTTGGCAGCAAGCCCAAGGCTTCCCACCACCTAATTCGCTTGTTCACAGCCAATTTTGGCAACAATGTCAGCATGGTACATGGTATTTTTTACCTTGGCATAGAATGTATCTGCAATTTTTTGAAGCGATTGTGGCAAAAACGGTTATAGAGTTAGGTGGACCTGAAAATTGGACTTTACCTTACTGGAACTACTGTGATGCAAATAACCCTGCGCTCAATGATGATCAGCAACTGCAAGCGTTAAATTTACCTACAGAATTTGGCACAAAGCAGCCAACCCCTGACTTTACAGGATTATGGATGGAAGAAAGAGCGCAATATACGCTCAGCTCTAAACAGGATGCGAGTTGTGAAGCGGCTCTTGCACTAGAGCACTTCACAACTGTGCAACCTTCACAAAGTTTTGGAGGTGTTAAAACTGGGTTTAGTCACGATTCAGGCACTTTTGGTAAATTAGAAAATAACCCGCACAACTTAATCCATGTTGATATTGGCGGAGCGATGGGTGATCCAAATACAGCTGCTTTAGATCCTATTTTTTGGTTACATCACGCAAACATTGACCGCTTATGGCAGAGCTGGATTGACCAAGGTCGAGAGAACACTAGCGACTCTAGTTGGCTTGATCAAGCATTTGATTTTCATGATGCTAAAGCTAACCCTGTAAGTGTTAAAGTTAAGGATGTATTGTCTACAGAGGCGCTTGGGTACACCTATAGTGAGAATTATCCTGATGTGAAGTCGCATGATGGTAATAAGGTATCTGCATTGATTTCATTGGAAGGAAATGAAATGTTTGACACTATTGCTGCAACAACAAAGTCTTTCTCGTTGAGTTCGAAATCGACGTCTGCAAAACTTGAGTTCCTACCAGAAAAGCAACAGGTTGCTAAAGTATCTGCATTGGCCACTTTAACTACTCAAAGGTCGAGTCAAGTTATTATCGCTCTAGATAACATTACAGGTTCGGGTGTAGTTGGGCCTGTTAACGTGTTTGTGAAAACGTTTGCAAGTTCCGAGCGTGTTTTCGTAGGTAAAATAGGGTTGTTTGGTTTAACACAGGCTTCTACAGCAAGTGTACGTCATGCGGGAACTGGTCTTAATGTCGAGCTTGATGCTACCGAAGCGCTTGAACAACTTCGTAAGCAATCGGGTTGGAAAATTGAAGACTTACGAATTGAAATTGAGCCGAATAGGGAGCTTGGTGAGGCCAATGTAATAGTAGGTCGAGTAAGTATTAAAGCTGAGGTTTGA
- a CDS encoding methyltransferase domain-containing protein, whose product MKFNINKIEQNRLYGELSHFYPYVIVREDYEPEASYWHSILKYYFPARKVKLLEMASGPGYLISYLSECVDAEVVDLSEEMLCQCGSLNPRVKCHKGDMRNIRLENKYDAVLVHDGIGHIDTVDGINDVCVTASAHLVQGGLFMLSPEFDADEFTKPMIYHVTRKTPFGLLTIIDYINKSSSNTNILQTTTSYILDNEEGTNFDFDSMTLGLFGANVYKTSMEKAGFDVTIDRKPKDSSGETRTVLIGVKK is encoded by the coding sequence ATGAAATTTAACATTAATAAAATAGAGCAGAACCGATTATATGGTGAATTAAGCCACTTTTATCCCTATGTGATAGTGAGAGAAGATTACGAACCAGAAGCAAGCTATTGGCATTCAATATTAAAATATTATTTCCCAGCTCGAAAAGTGAAATTATTAGAGATGGCTTCAGGACCTGGTTATTTGATTTCTTACTTATCAGAGTGCGTTGATGCTGAAGTGGTTGATTTATCTGAAGAAATGCTGTGTCAGTGTGGTTCTTTGAATCCTAGAGTGAAATGCCATAAAGGCGACATGAGAAACATTCGCTTGGAAAATAAATATGATGCTGTATTAGTGCATGATGGAATCGGACATATCGACACTGTCGATGGAATTAATGATGTCTGTGTTACAGCATCCGCTCATTTAGTTCAAGGTGGATTATTTATGTTATCGCCAGAATTTGATGCAGATGAATTTACTAAACCGATGATATATCATGTCACTCGGAAAACACCGTTTGGTTTACTCACCATAATTGACTATATTAATAAATCATCATCAAACACCAATATATTACAAACAACCACATCGTATATATTAGATAATGAGGAAGGGACAAATTTTGATTTTGATAGTATGACTTTAGGCTTATTTGGTGCAAATGTTTATAAAACATCGATGGAAAAAGCAGGGTTTGATGTAACTATTGATAGGAAGCCAAAGGACTCATCAGGAGAAACAAGAACAGTTTTAATCGGAGTCAAAAAATAA
- a CDS encoding GreA/GreB family elongation factor gives MNKAHVIEHLRFALEAQLTTAKVAAKTAHDTATHEENIAENKYDTLGLEAAYLAQGQAQRVNDCYKNIELFEPVFNEKPTDKIAIGSLVCLEDDNAAQKWFYLGPAAGGLTVNVKQHAIAVVTPGAPMGKQLLNKQIDDEITLTIADVAHEYMVVEIL, from the coding sequence ATGAATAAAGCCCACGTTATCGAACATCTTCGTTTTGCACTAGAAGCGCAGCTTACAACAGCAAAAGTAGCGGCAAAAACCGCGCACGATACCGCCACACATGAAGAAAACATAGCCGAAAACAAATACGATACTCTAGGGCTCGAAGCCGCTTATTTAGCACAAGGCCAAGCCCAGCGTGTAAACGATTGCTATAAAAACATAGAATTGTTTGAGCCTGTCTTTAACGAAAAACCAACCGACAAAATAGCTATCGGTTCGCTGGTATGTTTAGAAGATGATAACGCAGCGCAAAAATGGTTTTATTTAGGCCCCGCAGCAGGTGGTTTAACAGTAAATGTTAAACAACATGCAATTGCTGTTGTAACACCCGGCGCACCAATGGGTAAGCAGTTATTAAATAAACAAATTGATGATGAAATTACGTTAACAATTGCAGACGTAGCCCACGAATATATGGTGGTAGAGATTTTATAA
- the secF gene encoding protein translocase subunit SecF — protein sequence MLNYFLKGEAGTRLRFMGMLLSAMLVLLSVVTLAQKGLNFGLDFTGGYLTEFTTSQSVELKELQSFIAKNHNGEFELTAQGNSHFQLREAPSASTTANNLDWQSAVTQNDDINAQVLSSAYIGSQVGDELFDQGCLAMFAAMIAVMIYLAVRFEWRLALGSVVALVHDLILVLGLFSLLQIEFNLTVLASLLAIIGYSLNDSIIVGDRVRELLRVQSNNVLSPATIINNAIKSTLTRTLITSGTTLATVASVWLLAGAPLQGFAIALFTGIVVGTFSSICIAATLPELLGLSAKNYEVKVDVHTQTLLDMP from the coding sequence ATGCTTAATTATTTTTTGAAAGGCGAGGCGGGCACACGTTTACGCTTTATGGGCATGCTTTTAAGCGCCATGTTAGTACTGCTATCAGTAGTTACGCTTGCGCAAAAAGGTTTAAATTTTGGCCTAGACTTTACTGGTGGCTATTTAACAGAGTTTACAACCAGCCAAAGCGTTGAACTAAAAGAGCTTCAATCGTTTATTGCTAAAAATCACAACGGTGAGTTTGAGCTAACCGCGCAAGGTAATAGCCATTTTCAATTAAGAGAAGCGCCAAGTGCATCAACAACAGCTAATAACCTTGATTGGCAAAGCGCCGTTACACAAAATGATGATATAAACGCACAGGTTTTATCCTCGGCCTATATTGGCTCACAAGTGGGCGATGAGTTATTTGATCAAGGCTGTTTAGCCATGTTTGCTGCAATGATTGCGGTAATGATTTACCTTGCAGTGCGTTTTGAGTGGCGCTTAGCACTCGGCTCTGTGGTAGCACTAGTGCACGATTTAATACTTGTACTTGGGTTATTTTCACTATTACAAATTGAGTTTAACCTAACCGTGCTGGCCAGCTTACTGGCTATTATTGGTTACTCACTTAACGACTCAATAATAGTAGGGGATAGAGTGCGCGAGCTTTTACGTGTTCAATCGAACAATGTACTTAGCCCAGCGACTATTATTAATAATGCGATTAAAAGTACGCTAACACGTACCTTAATAACGTCGGGTACCACACTTGCAACGGTTGCCAGCGTTTGGTTACTTGCAGGCGCACCACTGCAAGGCTTTGCTATTGCATTATTTACCGGCATTGTAGTGGGTACGTTCTCGTCTATTTGTATAGCGGCAACCTTGCCGGAGCTATTGGGCTTAAGCGCTAAAAACTACGAAGTTAAAGTAGATGTCCACACGCAAACATTATTAGATATGCCATAG
- the secD gene encoding protein translocase subunit SecD codes for MLSFKKDKKPSTAKFKLSYIAMLIVLVLLAISALPNLYPNKSWLHISATPHSETQFLPSTKTLVTFLNNQGLEVEQGLDKHSTINLLLNEPTKSAQAQAAIKAHYPNTQVKIVEHATSPTWLQDFGLSPIKLGLDLNGGVLFVLDVDLDKAVDEQLVSAYLQAKSIIIKQKAHGVKAQQTQHGFEINALPNAADKLAPVIEELQSRFANLAVVTSYNGSVKTARFSYSEQGRSSFDKEVMGQTLTTLRSRIEELGITEAVTQRQGKHRIRIELPGVQDPSEAKRIIGATASLGFYQLKEIGGQTFNMQSGGTIKLDPVPIFTGDHINNANIGRDDWGKPLVQLSLDGQGGDAMSAFSKANIGKPMATVYSEYSQNAKGEVVKKSDVINVANIAQHLSSRFSITNMKSQQAAADLALLLRAGSLTAPVTIVHEQTIGPSLGQENISNGFAALMLGMGITLAFMALWYRRLGLIANVALILNLTSLVGLMSLLPGVVLTLPGIAGLVLTIGMAVDTNVIIFERIKEERRQGRAPYQAIQEGYKQAANTIFDANITTMITALILYGIGYGPVKGFAITLALGLLTSVFTGVYVSKILSQTLYLKMGKKAGVKAHA; via the coding sequence ATGTTAAGTTTTAAAAAAGATAAAAAGCCGTCTACGGCTAAGTTTAAATTAAGCTATATAGCCATGCTAATAGTATTGGTGTTATTAGCTATCAGCGCATTACCAAACCTATATCCAAATAAATCGTGGTTGCACATCAGTGCTACCCCGCACAGCGAAACACAATTTTTACCGAGCACTAAAACCCTAGTTACCTTTTTAAATAATCAAGGGCTAGAGGTTGAGCAGGGCTTAGATAAGCACTCAACTATTAATCTACTTTTAAACGAGCCAACCAAAAGCGCTCAGGCGCAAGCGGCTATAAAAGCACACTACCCAAACACGCAAGTTAAAATTGTTGAGCATGCAACCAGCCCTACATGGTTACAAGACTTTGGTTTATCACCAATAAAGCTTGGCCTTGATTTAAATGGCGGTGTGCTATTTGTACTAGACGTAGATTTAGATAAAGCCGTTGATGAGCAATTAGTCAGTGCGTATCTACAAGCTAAATCGATCATCATTAAGCAAAAAGCACATGGCGTAAAAGCGCAGCAAACTCAGCACGGGTTTGAAATAAACGCATTGCCTAATGCAGCCGACAAGTTAGCCCCCGTTATTGAAGAGTTGCAAAGCCGCTTTGCTAATTTAGCCGTGGTAACAAGCTATAATGGCAGCGTTAAAACCGCCAGATTTAGTTATTCAGAGCAAGGGCGCAGTAGCTTTGACAAAGAAGTCATGGGGCAAACACTTACAACCCTTCGCTCACGTATTGAAGAATTAGGTATTACCGAAGCCGTAACACAGCGACAAGGTAAGCACCGTATTCGTATAGAACTACCAGGCGTGCAAGATCCTAGCGAAGCCAAGCGTATTATCGGTGCAACCGCATCGCTTGGCTTTTATCAATTAAAAGAAATTGGCGGACAAACATTTAATATGCAATCGGGTGGGACTATAAAGCTCGATCCTGTACCAATCTTTACGGGGGATCATATTAATAATGCCAATATAGGCCGCGACGATTGGGGTAAACCATTGGTACAACTAAGTTTAGATGGCCAAGGCGGCGATGCGATGTCGGCGTTTTCAAAAGCCAATATTGGTAAGCCAATGGCGACGGTTTACTCTGAATATTCTCAAAATGCTAAAGGCGAAGTAGTTAAAAAAAGCGACGTTATTAACGTTGCCAATATTGCTCAGCATTTAAGTTCGCGTTTTAGTATCACCAATATGAAAAGCCAACAAGCTGCAGCCGATCTAGCATTGTTACTACGTGCAGGCTCACTTACAGCACCCGTTACAATTGTGCACGAACAAACAATAGGGCCAAGCCTCGGTCAAGAAAACATTAGTAATGGCTTCGCCGCGCTTATGTTAGGGATGGGTATTACTCTTGCATTTATGGCGCTTTGGTATCGCCGTTTGGGTCTTATTGCAAACGTGGCACTTATATTAAATTTAACGTCGCTTGTAGGCTTAATGTCATTATTACCAGGGGTTGTGTTAACGCTACCAGGTATCGCAGGCCTAGTACTAACCATAGGTATGGCGGTAGACACTAACGTAATAATATTTGAACGCATTAAAGAAGAACGTCGCCAAGGCCGTGCACCATATCAGGCTATTCAAGAGGGTTATAAACAAGCCGCAAATACAATATTTGATGCCAATATAACCACCATGATCACCGCACTTATTTTATACGGCATAGGCTACGGGCCCGTTAAAGGTTTTGCCATTACACTCGCACTGGGGCTTTTAACGTCTGTATTTACAGGTGTGTACGTATCAAAAATATTAAGCCAAACGTTGTATTTAAAAATGGGTAAAAAAGCAGGAGTAAAAGCACATGCTTAA